One stretch of Nodularia sp. LEGE 06071 DNA includes these proteins:
- a CDS encoding pentapeptide repeat-containing protein: MHQDYSGKNLRGRSFKGQKLEGADFSYADIRGANFTGANLKNANFSHAQCGLQKRWAIFLVAVSWLLSAISGFFSAFTGYLISLIFDSSDIENQIGGWTALIVVIIVFIVILVQGLNSAIAIAIAFAFAFAGAIIAAAAAAAIVGAFAEAAAGVIAGVGAIAIAAAIAAAIVGAAAIAIVGAFAGAIAAAFAGAIAAAFAGAIAAAAAFAGAAAIAGAAAVGGTLFSAYIAWRAMKGDEKFSLIQKNAVAFAAFGGTSFRRADLTDANFTAATLKSTDFRKATLIRTCFQKTKKLNRVRPGFTYLDNAQLQQLLFTGAGQEMNFERQDLRGVNLKGFILTDANFIGANLSGANLQDADLSRAKLVQSQLDGTDFTGATLTGAYIQDWGITNNTKFDGVRCEYVYMHLPTKEKPNPLRKPDNNKEVFADGEFADFIQPIFDTLDLYHNQGVDPRAVAISFKQLAENHPEAELEIVSMEKRGQDKFLLRTKTAPTADKSELSAEYFDTYNQLKGLPEAQIKLLLAEKDNQISRLENMVMTALERPHFYSSTQIQEVSAMNNNPGGFSIGGSVGGNVNNLQGDNNQAVFGDGNQVTQKNHTGADGESSLTKDDVVKLMAELETLIKGSELPADTKEEVIEDLNAAKKATDKEEPNKQRALERLTSVATTIEKTTKTVDASRQLWTTAKPIFVKLLGWLGAAGLNLLG, from the coding sequence ATGCACCAGGATTACTCCGGTAAAAATCTCCGTGGGCGCTCCTTTAAAGGTCAAAAACTTGAGGGTGCAGATTTTAGCTATGCAGATATCAGAGGAGCAAATTTCACTGGGGCTAATCTCAAAAATGCCAACTTCAGCCATGCTCAATGCGGACTACAAAAACGTTGGGCGATTTTTCTAGTTGCTGTTTCGTGGTTGTTATCTGCAATTTCTGGATTTTTCTCAGCCTTCACTGGATACTTAATATCTTTGATATTTGACAGTTCAGACATAGAAAATCAGATTGGAGGTTGGACTGCCTTAATAGTAGTCATTATTGTTTTCATAGTTATCCTTGTCCAAGGATTAAACTCCGCCATCGCCATCGCCATCGCCTTCGCCTTCGCCTTCGCCGGAGCCATCATCGCCGCAGCCGCAGCCGCAGCCATCGTCGGAGCCTTCGCCGAAGCCGCAGCCGGAGTCATCGCCGGAGTCGGAGCCATCGCCATCGCCGCAGCCATCGCCGCAGCCATCGTCGGAGCCGCAGCCATCGCCATCGTCGGAGCCTTCGCCGGAGCCATCGCCGCAGCCTTCGCCGGAGCCATCGCCGCAGCCTTCGCCGGAGCCATCGCCGCAGCCGCAGCCTTCGCCGGAGCCGCAGCCATCGCCGGAGCCGCAGCCGTTGGTGGAACTTTATTTAGTGCCTACATTGCTTGGCGAGCCATGAAAGGCGATGAAAAGTTTTCTTTGATTCAAAAAAATGCTGTTGCGTTTGCTGCTTTTGGTGGTACAAGCTTTCGTCGTGCTGATTTAACTGATGCTAACTTCACAGCAGCCACACTCAAAAGTACAGATTTCAGAAAAGCAACTCTGATTCGTACCTGTTTCCAAAAAACAAAAAAACTCAACCGTGTACGCCCTGGTTTCACTTACCTTGATAATGCACAACTACAACAATTGTTATTTACAGGTGCAGGACAAGAGATGAACTTTGAGCGTCAAGATTTGCGGGGTGTCAATTTAAAAGGGTTCATTTTAACAGATGCCAACTTTATCGGCGCAAATTTAAGTGGAGCTAACTTACAGGATGCAGATTTATCCAGAGCCAAATTAGTCCAAAGCCAACTGGATGGAACTGATTTTACTGGCGCTACTCTCACCGGAGCATACATTCAAGATTGGGGGATTACCAACAATACCAAGTTTGATGGTGTGAGATGTGAATACGTTTATATGCATCTTCCTACCAAAGAAAAGCCTAACCCCCTCCGCAAACCAGATAATAACAAAGAGGTTTTTGCAGATGGAGAATTTGCTGATTTCATTCAACCCATCTTCGACACCCTCGACCTCTATCATAACCAAGGTGTTGACCCCCGTGCTGTGGCAATTTCTTTTAAGCAATTAGCTGAGAATCATCCAGAAGCCGAATTAGAAATTGTGTCCATGGAAAAACGAGGACAGGATAAGTTTTTGCTGCGGACTAAAACTGCCCCTACTGCTGATAAATCCGAATTGAGTGCAGAATATTTTGACACTTACAATCAGCTTAAAGGTTTGCCAGAGGCACAAATTAAATTACTATTAGCAGAAAAAGATAATCAAATTAGTAGGTTAGAGAATATGGTGATGACGGCGCTAGAGCGTCCTCATTTTTATTCCAGTACACAAATACAAGAGGTAAGTGCTATGAATAATAATCCCGGTGGGTTTTCAATTGGTGGTTCTGTTGGCGGTAATGTCAATAACTTGCAAGGTGATAATAATCAAGCTGTCTTTGGTGATGGTAATCAAGTCACACAAAAAAACCACACAGGTGCAGATGGTGAATCATCATTAACTAAAGATGATGTTGTCAAGTTGATGGCAGAACTGGAAACTTTGATTAAAGGTTCAGAATTACCCGCAGATACTAAAGAAGAAGTAATAGAAGATTTGAATGCCGCGAAGAAAGCCACAGATAAAGAAGAACCAAATAAACAACGAGCATTGGAGCGTTTAACAAGTGTGGCAACAACGATTGAAAAAACCACTAAGACTGTAGATGCTAGTCGGCAACTTTGGACAACAGCCAAGCCGATTTTTGTGAAACTTTTAGGTTGGTTAGGCGCTGCTGGGTTGAACTTGTTGGGATAA